A single genomic interval of Granulicella tundricola MP5ACTX9 harbors:
- a CDS encoding molybdopterin-dependent oxidoreductase: MPDVTFTVDGRQLTAPAGTLLIDACKTHGINIPAFCYYPGLSLQAACRMCVVRIEKVPKLATACTTTVAEGMVVATETPEIAQARKATLQLLLGNHPLDCPVCDAGGECELQDMTFKYGAADSFYAEPKNHREEQKWSPVVYFDRPRCILCYRCVRMCGEGMDVFALGIQNRGSSSIIAPNSPASENPMDSLPHVDCEQCGMCIDACPVGALTSGTYRYKTRPWEMNHVSTVCTHCGDGCKTTLGVRSTSGGSEIVRGDNRDKSGINGDFLCNKGRYAFDFANHEDRITKPLVRNAAGKLEPVTWEAAFDHIGKRFRELRDTKGGESIGVIGSNRLTNEESYLLQKFARTVLKTNNIDHHRTADHVAFAQALSGQTGRSASLHDTLSAPSVLIVGGDPTNQSPATAWNLRTNVRNNGAKLYVVNHEEIKLRRQAKAFVRLAPFGYGALAAFLAGDDSAASQAVQNTEALSGFRDTLRGTENLLILIGSDLRGADLRRLIEFGLTLPGSKFALLSDYVNSKGAADMGLLPDMLPGYTPVGSEHFAEYNAPATPGKDMLEIFDAAGAGNLSALYVVGSNPVLRYGVEAAALKNTFVVVQDMFMTETAVLADVVLPASNLYEKSGSVTNHYGDVQQVKKAADRAGVRSDFEMIVRIADRMGAHIQSLVPFGKNVAGTRADMGQTRGAQSGEADRHAVWLTAHSLEPRLSPFDTTAILDEIQRLVPGYDKLLRLQLLSGNDQHLEPAANLVQISTTRRDLVLPSGDTLFTSGTLGHYSAMLLDLQENESRKHIELNQTAAD, from the coding sequence ATGCCAGACGTAACCTTCACCGTAGACGGACGCCAGCTCACCGCCCCCGCAGGCACGCTCCTTATCGACGCCTGCAAGACCCATGGCATCAACATCCCGGCCTTCTGTTACTACCCCGGCCTCTCGCTCCAGGCTGCCTGCCGCATGTGCGTGGTCCGTATCGAGAAGGTGCCCAAGCTCGCCACGGCCTGCACCACCACCGTTGCGGAAGGCATGGTCGTCGCCACGGAGACGCCAGAGATTGCACAGGCCCGCAAGGCTACGCTGCAGCTCCTGCTCGGCAATCACCCGCTGGACTGCCCTGTCTGCGACGCAGGCGGCGAGTGCGAGCTGCAGGACATGACCTTCAAGTACGGTGCCGCAGACAGCTTTTATGCCGAGCCGAAGAACCATCGCGAAGAGCAGAAGTGGTCCCCCGTCGTCTACTTCGACCGGCCGCGCTGCATCCTCTGCTACCGCTGCGTGCGCATGTGCGGAGAGGGTATGGACGTGTTCGCACTGGGTATTCAGAACCGCGGCTCGTCGTCGATCATCGCGCCCAACTCCCCTGCCTCTGAGAATCCGATGGACAGCCTGCCGCACGTTGACTGCGAGCAGTGCGGTATGTGCATCGACGCCTGCCCGGTGGGAGCCCTCACTTCAGGCACCTATCGCTATAAGACCCGCCCGTGGGAGATGAATCACGTCTCCACCGTCTGCACCCACTGCGGCGACGGCTGCAAGACCACGCTGGGCGTGCGCAGCACCTCCGGCGGCTCTGAGATTGTGCGCGGCGACAACCGCGACAAGTCCGGCATCAACGGCGACTTCCTCTGCAACAAGGGCCGCTACGCCTTCGACTTCGCCAACCACGAAGACCGCATCACCAAGCCGCTGGTGCGCAATGCTGCAGGCAAGCTCGAGCCCGTAACCTGGGAGGCTGCGTTCGACCACATCGGCAAGCGCTTCCGTGAGCTGCGCGATACGAAGGGCGGCGAGAGCATTGGGGTCATCGGCTCCAACCGGCTGACCAACGAGGAGTCTTACCTGCTGCAGAAGTTTGCGCGGACCGTCCTTAAGACCAACAACATTGACCATCACCGCACGGCGGATCATGTGGCGTTCGCGCAGGCGCTCAGCGGCCAGACCGGACGTTCCGCCAGCCTGCACGACACCCTCAGCGCCCCCTCCGTCCTGATCGTTGGCGGCGATCCTACCAACCAGTCCCCCGCCACCGCCTGGAACCTGCGCACCAACGTCCGGAACAACGGGGCGAAGCTGTACGTCGTCAACCATGAAGAGATCAAGCTTCGCCGCCAGGCCAAGGCTTTCGTCCGCCTGGCTCCATTTGGTTACGGCGCACTGGCAGCGTTCCTCGCCGGCGACGACTCCGCCGCGTCCCAGGCTGTGCAGAATACCGAAGCTCTCAGCGGATTCCGTGACACGCTTCGCGGCACCGAGAACCTGCTGATCCTGATCGGCTCAGACCTGCGCGGCGCTGACCTCAGGCGTCTGATCGAGTTTGGTCTTACATTGCCGGGCTCCAAGTTTGCGCTGCTCTCCGATTACGTCAACAGCAAAGGTGCAGCGGACATGGGTCTGCTGCCAGACATGCTCCCCGGCTATACGCCTGTGGGGTCTGAGCACTTCGCGGAATACAACGCACCCGCCACCCCGGGGAAGGATATGCTGGAGATCTTCGACGCAGCCGGTGCGGGTAATCTCTCTGCGCTGTATGTCGTCGGCTCTAACCCTGTTCTGCGCTATGGCGTAGAAGCTGCCGCGCTCAAGAACACCTTCGTCGTTGTGCAGGATATGTTCATGACGGAGACGGCAGTGCTGGCGGACGTCGTGCTCCCGGCCTCAAACCTCTACGAAAAATCCGGCTCCGTCACCAACCACTACGGTGACGTGCAGCAGGTCAAGAAGGCAGCCGACCGCGCCGGTGTCCGCTCGGACTTCGAGATGATCGTCCGCATTGCTGACCGCATGGGTGCGCACATCCAGTCGCTCGTCCCCTTCGGCAAGAACGTTGCCGGAACACGTGCCGACATGGGCCAGACCCGCGGTGCACAGTCCGGTGAGGCCGATCGCCACGCAGTATGGCTCACCGCGCACAGCCTGGAGCCGCGCCTCAGCCCGTTCGATACGACGGCCATCCTCGACGAGATCCAGCGGCTCGTACCCGGCTATGACAAGCTGCTCCGCCTTCAACTTCTCAGCGGCAACGATCAGCACCTGGAGCCCGCAGCAAATCTCGTACAAATCAGCACAACCCGCCGCGACCTCGTGCTTCCCTCGGGCGACACGCTCTTTACCTCCGGCACTCTCGGCCACTACTCCGCCATGCTCCTCGACCTGCAGGAGAACGAGTCCCGCAAGCACATTGAACTCAACCAGACGGCCGCAGACTAA
- the nuoH gene encoding NADH-quinone oxidoreductase subunit NuoH, which yields MPNLSDFQVCFLITVLKIVVVLVITLTAVAYTVLLERKVIGRMQNRWGPSRVGPFGLLQPLADGIKLFLKEDLTPMLVQKPLFLVAPIIALGCALTSIAVVPFGTLTTFKGVDLFEIANVNIGLLVILGITSIGVYGIALSGWSSNNKYALLGSLRATSQVISYELALGLSLVGVVLRAGSLNLRTIVDSQSAHGALSWNILGGFQIVAFFIYLMAAYAETNRSPFDLPEAESELVAGYHTEYSSMKFAMFFMAEYANMITVACVATLLFFGGASSPFGHLFPDFGGPWVHAGLSIFWFVAKIFAFLFLYIWVRSTLPRFRYDQLMGFGWKFLMPVAILNILATSLVLAFKG from the coding sequence ATGCCTAACCTTTCCGACTTCCAAGTCTGCTTCCTGATTACGGTTCTCAAGATCGTCGTGGTGCTCGTCATCACGCTGACTGCCGTTGCGTATACCGTGCTGCTGGAGCGCAAGGTCATCGGCCGCATGCAGAACCGCTGGGGACCCTCGCGCGTTGGGCCGTTCGGCCTGCTGCAGCCGCTTGCGGACGGGATCAAGCTGTTCCTCAAGGAAGACCTGACGCCGATGCTGGTGCAGAAGCCGCTCTTCCTCGTCGCCCCGATCATCGCTCTCGGCTGTGCGCTCACCTCCATTGCGGTCGTGCCGTTCGGCACGCTCACTACCTTTAAGGGCGTGGATCTGTTTGAGATCGCCAACGTCAACATTGGCTTGCTCGTCATCCTCGGCATTACGAGTATCGGCGTGTACGGCATCGCTCTGTCTGGCTGGAGCTCGAATAACAAGTACGCGCTGCTCGGCAGCCTCCGCGCCACCAGCCAGGTCATCTCGTATGAACTTGCTCTCGGCCTTTCGCTCGTAGGCGTCGTCCTCCGCGCGGGTTCGCTCAACCTCCGCACCATCGTGGACAGCCAGTCCGCTCACGGGGCGCTCTCCTGGAATATCCTGGGCGGCTTCCAGATCGTCGCCTTCTTCATCTACCTGATGGCCGCCTACGCCGAGACCAACCGCTCGCCGTTCGACCTTCCCGAGGCTGAATCCGAGCTCGTCGCCGGGTATCACACCGAGTACAGCTCCATGAAGTTCGCCATGTTCTTCATGGCCGAGTACGCCAACATGATCACCGTCGCCTGCGTGGCCACGCTGCTCTTCTTCGGCGGCGCGTCCAGCCCATTCGGCCATCTCTTCCCGGACTTCGGCGGCCCCTGGGTTCACGCCGGCCTGTCCATTTTCTGGTTCGTCGCCAAGATCTTCGCGTTCCTGTTTCTCTATATCTGGGTCCGCTCTACCCTCCCCCGCTTCCGCTACGACCAGCTCATGGGCTTCGGCTGGAAGTTCCTGATGCCGGTGGCGATCCTCAACATTCTCGCTACCAGCCTCGTCCTCGCCTTCAAGGGCTAA
- a CDS encoding NADH-quinone oxidoreductase subunit J family protein: MQLALFIIFAALAIAGALNLLLQRHPINSALSLVVVMMSLAVLYWTLGAEFLAAAQVIVYAGAIMVLFVFVVMLLNAGEEERTTGSRAAYLAGVPGATAVFCLLSFVFLTESKAIGNATLGGMLSGGVNNIAEISQVLFTRLLLPFEVTSVLILVAILGAVVLARKTEPEEEGK, encoded by the coding sequence ATGCAACTCGCACTCTTCATCATCTTCGCCGCACTGGCCATTGCAGGAGCTCTCAATCTCCTTCTGCAGCGCCATCCCATCAACTCGGCCCTTTCCCTCGTCGTCGTCATGATGTCCCTCGCGGTCCTTTACTGGACGCTTGGCGCGGAGTTCCTTGCCGCCGCCCAGGTCATCGTCTACGCCGGCGCCATCATGGTGCTGTTCGTCTTCGTCGTTATGCTGCTCAACGCGGGGGAAGAAGAGCGCACCACCGGCAGCCGGGCGGCATACCTCGCCGGCGTCCCCGGAGCCACGGCTGTCTTCTGCCTGCTCAGCTTCGTCTTCCTTACGGAATCCAAGGCCATCGGCAATGCGACGCTCGGCGGCATGCTCTCGGGCGGCGTCAACAACATCGCGGAGATCTCGCAAGTCCTGTTCACCAGGCTCCTGCTCCCGTTTGAGGTCACCAGCGTCCTCATCCTCGTCGCCATCCTCGGGGCTGTCGTTCTCGCCCGCAAGACAGAGCCTGAAGAGGAAGGTAAATAG
- the nuoK gene encoding NADH-quinone oxidoreductase subunit NuoK — protein MVPISAYLILAAILFSIGIAAFLIKRNVISVFMSIELMLNAVNLTFVAFAHRWHAVSGQIFVFFVMVVAAAEAAVGLAIIIAIFRTRQTLNVDQINLMKN, from the coding sequence ATCGTCCCCATCTCCGCCTACCTCATCCTCGCCGCGATTCTCTTCTCCATCGGCATCGCCGCCTTCCTCATCAAGCGCAACGTCATCAGCGTCTTCATGTCGATCGAGCTGATGCTCAACGCGGTCAACCTTACCTTTGTCGCCTTCGCGCATCGCTGGCACGCGGTCTCCGGACAGATCTTCGTCTTCTTCGTCATGGTCGTCGCAGCCGCGGAAGCAGCCGTCGGACTGGCCATCATCATCGCCATCTTCCGCACCCGCCAGACCCTCAACGTCGACCAGATCAACCTCATGAAGAACTAG
- the nuoL gene encoding NADH-quinone oxidoreductase subunit L, producing the protein MNPNTLWLIPLSPLLGFLINGTVGRKLPRPFVTAIALIATIIPAVKVFQLWLFMKFAADGPLTMSVVSRPWIDITNFHVDFALSVDHLTLIMLGVVTGVGFLIHLYAAGYMAHEDGYWRFFAYLNLFMFFMSVLVLADSFLLLFVGWEGVGLASYLLIGFYFTKTSAANAGKKAFILNRVGDFGFLLAMFLLIAHFGTLSFSEVFASITANPGLHGGFLTAIALLLLVGAAGKSAQIPLYVWLPDAMEGPTPVSALIHAATMVTAGVYMVARCHTLFDRSPFALAVVACIGAATAIFAACIALVQHDIKRVLAYSTVSQLGYMFLACGVGAYTAGIFHVLTHAFFKALLFLAAGSVIHALSGEQDMRVMGGLRKRIPVTFWTMTMGVFAIAGIPPLAGFFSKDEILFQAYSWTAYPALGKLLWLVGLITAGMTSFYMFRLWFKTFFGAERFDEHHLGDTSHNAEHDDSEATHSHGVHESSWIMLAPLVILAILSVVGGWVGVPAALGGHNEIEHFLEPVFASGIAEPLAVASHGSEIGLAAVSVITALLGFMLAYLWYYKKPGTAAALAQRFPHPYNLVANKFFVDEIYNAIFVTGLLGFTRIFLKGFDSIVVDGFGKFAGWVAFDFGEVTRRIQSGNIRSYAGWLALGAAAVMVVMIFGRFWV; encoded by the coding sequence ATGAATCCCAACACTCTCTGGCTCATCCCGCTCAGCCCTCTCCTCGGCTTCCTCATCAACGGAACCGTCGGCCGCAAGCTGCCGCGTCCCTTCGTCACGGCCATCGCGCTCATCGCGACCATCATCCCCGCCGTCAAGGTCTTCCAGCTCTGGCTCTTCATGAAGTTCGCGGCGGACGGGCCCCTGACGATGTCCGTCGTCTCCCGGCCGTGGATCGACATCACTAACTTTCACGTAGACTTCGCGCTCTCGGTCGACCACCTCACGCTCATCATGCTGGGCGTCGTCACCGGCGTCGGCTTCCTCATCCACCTCTACGCCGCCGGCTACATGGCGCATGAGGATGGATACTGGCGCTTCTTCGCTTACCTCAACCTCTTCATGTTCTTCATGTCGGTACTGGTTCTGGCTGATAGTTTCTTGCTCTTGTTTGTAGGCTGGGAGGGCGTGGGTCTCGCCTCCTACCTGCTCATCGGCTTCTACTTCACCAAGACCTCCGCGGCCAACGCCGGCAAAAAAGCCTTCATCCTCAACCGCGTCGGCGACTTCGGCTTCCTGCTCGCGATGTTCCTGCTCATCGCCCACTTCGGCACCTTGAGCTTCTCTGAGGTCTTCGCAAGCATCACCGCGAACCCCGGCCTGCATGGCGGCTTCCTGACTGCCATCGCCTTGTTGCTGCTCGTGGGAGCCGCGGGTAAATCCGCACAGATTCCCCTCTATGTCTGGCTCCCGGACGCGATGGAAGGGCCTACTCCAGTTTCCGCGTTGATTCACGCGGCAACCATGGTCACGGCCGGCGTCTACATGGTCGCCCGCTGCCATACACTGTTTGATCGCTCGCCCTTCGCCCTCGCCGTCGTAGCCTGCATCGGCGCGGCGACGGCCATCTTCGCCGCCTGCATCGCGCTGGTGCAGCATGATATCAAGCGCGTTCTGGCTTACTCGACCGTCTCCCAGCTTGGCTATATGTTCCTCGCCTGCGGCGTCGGGGCCTATACCGCCGGCATCTTCCACGTCCTCACCCACGCTTTCTTCAAGGCCCTGCTCTTCCTCGCCGCTGGCTCCGTCATCCATGCCTTGTCTGGAGAGCAGGACATGCGTGTCATGGGCGGCCTCCGCAAGCGCATCCCGGTCACCTTCTGGACGATGACGATGGGCGTCTTCGCCATCGCCGGGATACCGCCGCTCGCGGGCTTCTTCTCCAAGGACGAGATCCTTTTCCAGGCATACTCCTGGACCGCTTACCCGGCGCTCGGTAAGCTCCTCTGGCTCGTCGGCCTCATCACCGCAGGCATGACCAGCTTCTATATGTTCCGCCTCTGGTTCAAGACCTTCTTCGGAGCAGAGCGCTTCGATGAACACCACCTGGGCGACACCTCACACAACGCCGAGCACGACGACTCTGAGGCCACGCACTCACACGGAGTCCATGAGTCATCCTGGATCATGCTCGCTCCGCTGGTCATCCTCGCAATCCTCTCCGTAGTCGGCGGATGGGTGGGAGTACCCGCAGCCCTCGGCGGGCACAATGAGATCGAGCACTTCCTCGAGCCCGTCTTCGCCAGCGGCATCGCAGAGCCTCTCGCAGTTGCCTCACACGGCTCAGAGATCGGCCTTGCCGCAGTCTCGGTCATCACCGCGCTGCTCGGCTTCATGCTGGCCTACCTCTGGTATTACAAGAAGCCCGGCACCGCCGCTGCACTCGCGCAGCGCTTCCCTCATCCTTACAACCTCGTCGCCAACAAGTTCTTCGTCGACGAGATCTACAACGCCATCTTCGTCACCGGTCTGCTCGGCTTCACCCGCATCTTCCTTAAAGGCTTCGACTCCATCGTGGTCGACGGCTTCGGCAAGTTCGCCGGCTGGGTCGCCTTCGACTTCGGTGAAGTCACCCGCCGCATTCAATCCGGCAACATCCGTTCCTACGCCGGCTGGTTAGCCCTTGGAGCCGCCGCTGTCATGGTCGTCATGATCTTTGGGCGATTCTGGGTATAG
- a CDS encoding complex I subunit 4 family protein, which yields MNIDTSILTLIIAVPLAGAAVLALLPDRGNIQKFGALIVTLFTLLCTLHLPAHFNGAAPAGSFQFVIDHDWITAPSIRYHLGVDAMSMWLVVLTAFLAPLGVLASWKIPSINERAKTFYVLFLLQQVAMLGLFLALDLFLYYAFFELSLVPMTILIATFGRTKNRRPAAIKYFVYNFIPSAILLVGILWLYVKTGTFQFPALAGLAAAHNISPNGSALGLASLAFLIAFCVKVPVFPLHGWLKDAIVEAPTAAVMVLAGKTGLYSILRFSFGIFPEQSHHIAPLMLALGAIGIVYGALIATTRNDLKELAAYSTLSHLSFITLGIFGFTIAGLDGGIYQILNHGISGSALFLLLGFLYERYGTYDMRDLGGLAQKLPWMVTLYVITTLSVIGLPGLNSFVGEFLVLSGSMQAAFAHHVFWTVLATTGVILSAAYMLIMIQRVFYGHLGVTSSGQPSIDLNAREHTALWPLVAVMVLMGVSSPYWLHTIDTNGVAMSLQRTAAPAEAPATRIESESYPKPVFVDPALGAAALHQQPEPALKGARY from the coding sequence ATGAACATCGATACCTCAATCCTGACCCTCATCATCGCCGTCCCGCTCGCAGGCGCAGCCGTCCTTGCGCTCCTGCCCGATCGCGGAAACATTCAGAAGTTCGGCGCGCTGATCGTCACCCTCTTCACCCTGCTCTGCACGCTGCATCTGCCCGCGCACTTCAACGGCGCGGCCCCCGCCGGCTCCTTCCAGTTCGTCATCGATCACGACTGGATCACCGCGCCCAGCATCCGTTACCACCTCGGTGTGGACGCGATGAGCATGTGGCTCGTCGTCCTGACCGCCTTCCTCGCGCCGCTCGGCGTCCTGGCCTCGTGGAAGATTCCCAGCATCAACGAGCGCGCCAAGACCTTCTACGTCCTCTTCCTGCTCCAGCAGGTCGCCATGCTCGGCCTCTTCCTTGCGCTGGATCTCTTCCTCTACTACGCCTTCTTCGAGCTCTCGCTGGTCCCCATGACCATCCTGATCGCCACCTTCGGCCGCACCAAGAACCGCCGCCCCGCAGCGATCAAGTACTTCGTCTACAACTTCATTCCCTCCGCCATCCTCCTCGTCGGCATCCTCTGGCTCTACGTCAAGACCGGCACCTTCCAGTTCCCTGCCCTCGCCGGCCTGGCAGCCGCTCACAACATCTCGCCCAACGGCTCCGCGCTCGGGCTTGCGTCCCTCGCCTTCCTCATCGCCTTCTGCGTCAAGGTTCCGGTCTTCCCGCTGCACGGCTGGCTGAAGGACGCCATCGTAGAAGCGCCCACCGCGGCTGTCATGGTGCTGGCCGGCAAGACCGGCCTCTACTCCATCCTGCGGTTCTCCTTCGGCATCTTTCCGGAGCAGTCTCACCACATCGCTCCGCTGATGCTCGCGCTGGGAGCCATCGGCATCGTCTACGGTGCGCTCATCGCCACCACGCGCAACGACCTCAAAGAGCTTGCCGCGTACTCCACGCTCTCGCACCTCTCGTTCATCACGCTCGGCATCTTCGGCTTCACCATCGCGGGGCTGGACGGCGGCATCTACCAGATCCTGAACCACGGCATCTCCGGCAGCGCGCTCTTCCTGCTGCTCGGCTTCCTGTACGAGCGCTATGGCACCTACGACATGCGCGACCTGGGCGGCCTGGCCCAGAAGCTTCCGTGGATGGTGACTCTTTACGTCATCACCACCCTTTCCGTGATCGGGCTCCCCGGCCTGAACAGCTTCGTCGGCGAGTTCCTCGTCCTCTCCGGCTCCATGCAGGCTGCCTTCGCGCATCACGTCTTCTGGACCGTGCTGGCAACCACCGGCGTCATCCTCTCCGCGGCCTACATGCTCATCATGATTCAGCGCGTCTTCTACGGCCACCTGGGCGTGACGAGCTCCGGTCAGCCCTCCATCGATCTCAACGCACGCGAGCACACCGCTCTCTGGCCGCTCGTCGCCGTCATGGTCCTCATGGGCGTTTCGAGCCCCTACTGGCTGCACACCATCGACACCAACGGCGTGGCCATGAGTCTGCAGCGCACCGCCGCTCCGGCTGAAGCCCCCGCCACCCGCATCGAGTCCGAGTCCTACCCCAAGCCCGTCTTCGTCGATCCAGCCCTGGGCGCAGCCGCCCTGCACCAGCAGCCCGAGCCCGCCCTGAAGGGAGCCCGCTACTAA
- a CDS encoding NADH-quinone oxidoreductase subunit N, whose protein sequence is MNPNTLALLPEIILTVAGVLIMVAEPCIAPGKSRRGLGWLAIVSAAASAVASVYQLNVTRATLAPIHAFSGTIQVDAFSVFFHLLIAGIVVVSLLGSLDFFDRPDGHAGEYFALVLFGAVGMMFMTSATELLMVFVGLEISSISSYILCGFRKGIATGSESSLKYFLLGSFSTAFFLYGIALAFGATGSTSIAAIAMALSVGTNTPHLAFLALGMIVIGLGFKVSAAPFHVWTPDVYQGAPAPVVGLMSTGPKAAAFAVLIRITFIGFPTIEHRWAALLWILAALSMTIGNLGALMQKNVKRMLAYSSIAHAGYLLAAFTALPSRGISAACFYTATYAAMNVGAFAVVTQLAGYDEHHRTVEDFTGAALRRPWLGALLSFFLLSLIGIPFTGGFFGKFYVFTAVVGGGHTWLAIVGLLNSGLACVYYLRLLAALYTRHPHEKGNDRAVFTKLSLPAALGLAGSALATLALGIIPGRTLDLTNAAAADLLAPNTAPYTSANCPAIQSSNTPDCQPE, encoded by the coding sequence ATGAACCCGAACACCCTTGCCCTGCTCCCCGAGATCATCCTCACCGTCGCCGGCGTACTCATCATGGTCGCCGAGCCCTGCATCGCGCCCGGCAAATCCCGCCGCGGTCTCGGCTGGCTCGCCATCGTCTCCGCAGCCGCCTCCGCCGTAGCCAGCGTCTACCAGCTCAACGTCACGCGGGCCACGCTTGCGCCCATCCACGCCTTCTCCGGGACCATCCAGGTCGACGCGTTCTCCGTCTTCTTCCATCTGCTCATCGCTGGGATCGTCGTCGTCTCCCTGCTCGGCTCGCTCGACTTCTTCGACCGCCCCGACGGACACGCCGGTGAGTACTTCGCGCTCGTGCTCTTCGGCGCAGTGGGCATGATGTTCATGACCTCTGCCACTGAGCTGCTGATGGTGTTCGTCGGCCTCGAGATCTCCTCCATCTCCTCCTACATCCTCTGCGGCTTCCGCAAGGGCATCGCCACCGGCTCCGAGTCCTCGCTCAAGTACTTCCTGCTCGGCAGCTTCTCCACCGCCTTCTTCCTGTACGGCATCGCACTGGCCTTCGGCGCGACCGGCAGCACCTCCATCGCGGCCATTGCGATGGCGCTTTCGGTCGGCACAAACACCCCGCACCTCGCGTTCCTGGCGCTGGGCATGATCGTCATCGGGCTCGGCTTCAAGGTCTCCGCCGCTCCCTTCCACGTATGGACCCCGGACGTCTACCAGGGCGCACCTGCCCCCGTCGTCGGGCTCATGTCGACCGGCCCCAAGGCCGCAGCGTTCGCCGTGCTGATCCGCATCACCTTCATCGGCTTCCCCACCATCGAACACCGCTGGGCCGCACTGCTCTGGATTCTCGCCGCCCTCTCCATGACCATCGGCAACCTGGGCGCGCTCATGCAGAAGAACGTCAAACGCATGCTGGCGTACAGCTCCATCGCGCACGCCGGCTACCTCCTCGCCGCCTTCACCGCGCTGCCCAGCCGCGGCATCTCGGCCGCCTGCTTCTACACAGCGACCTACGCGGCCATGAACGTCGGAGCCTTCGCCGTCGTCACCCAGCTCGCAGGATATGACGAGCATCACCGCACCGTGGAAGACTTCACCGGCGCAGCCCTTCGCCGTCCATGGCTCGGTGCGTTGCTCTCCTTCTTCCTCCTCTCGTTGATCGGAATCCCCTTCACAGGCGGCTTCTTCGGCAAGTTCTACGTCTTCACCGCGGTCGTAGGCGGCGGGCACACGTGGCTTGCTATCGTTGGCCTGCTGAACTCCGGCCTGGCCTGCGTCTATTACCTCCGCCTCCTGGCCGCGCTCTACACCCGCCACCCGCATGAGAAGGGCAACGATCGCGCCGTCTTCACCAAGCTCTCGCTCCCGGCGGCCCTGGGCCTCGCAGGCAGCGCCCTGGCGACGCTCGCGCTGGGCATCATCCCCGGCCGCACCCTGGACCTCACCAACGCCGCCGCAGCCGACCTCCTGGCCCCCAACACCGCACCCTACACCAGCGCCAACTGCCCCGCCATCCAGAGCTCCAACACCCCGGACTGCCAACCCGAATAG
- a CDS encoding Crp/Fnr family transcriptional regulator, with the protein MPDRPLLDCTNCEHRSLRMFCNLDEQALQHYAAIGSEANYQRGVMLFREGGRSDGVFVVCTGQVKLSCTSKEGKTLILKIAMPGDVLGLSAVISGSPYEVSAETVEPTQVKHIQRDAFLKFIDRFGEGSLHVAKALSADYKTAFFDARRLALSGSAAGRLAGVLLDWGKSAGSCGKFEMRFTMALTHEELANLVGTSRETITRTLTRFKKESLIQIKGSSILITAPELLEKIAV; encoded by the coding sequence ATGCCTGACCGCCCGCTCCTCGATTGCACGAACTGCGAGCACCGTTCGCTGCGGATGTTTTGCAATCTGGATGAGCAAGCTCTCCAGCACTACGCCGCAATCGGCAGCGAGGCTAACTACCAGAGGGGCGTGATGCTCTTCCGTGAAGGTGGGCGGAGTGACGGCGTCTTTGTCGTCTGCACCGGCCAGGTCAAGCTGTCCTGCACGTCCAAGGAAGGTAAGACCCTCATCCTGAAGATCGCCATGCCGGGTGATGTGCTTGGCCTGAGTGCCGTGATCTCTGGATCTCCCTATGAGGTCTCGGCTGAGACGGTAGAGCCTACGCAGGTCAAACACATCCAGCGTGATGCCTTTCTCAAGTTCATCGATCGGTTCGGCGAAGGCAGCCTTCATGTCGCGAAGGCACTGTCAGCAGACTACAAAACGGCGTTCTTCGATGCCCGCCGACTGGCTCTCTCCGGTTCGGCGGCGGGCAGACTCGCTGGAGTCCTGCTGGACTGGGGTAAAAGTGCGGGCTCCTGCGGAAAGTTCGAGATGCGCTTTACGATGGCGCTGACGCATGAGGAGCTAGCGAACCTCGTCGGCACCTCTCGCGAGACCATCACCCGCACCTTGACGCGTTTCAAGAAGGAAAGCCTGATCCAGATAAAGGGTTCTTCGATCCTGATCACCGCGCCCGAGTTGCTGGAGAAGATCGCCGTCTGA
- a CDS encoding ATP synthase F0 subunit C yields MNRMLQAGKYFFMTLAAMMLAVPAFAQGAADESHWWVSIGAGIGMALAAGLCGLGQGRATASATEALARNPGARPGIFIFLILGLAFIESLALFTFVIIFLKVK; encoded by the coding sequence GAATCGTATGTTGCAGGCAGGCAAGTACTTCTTTATGACGTTGGCGGCGATGATGTTGGCCGTTCCCGCGTTCGCTCAGGGCGCTGCAGATGAGAGCCACTGGTGGGTTTCAATCGGCGCCGGTATCGGCATGGCCCTTGCGGCTGGTCTTTGCGGACTCGGACAGGGCCGCGCGACGGCTTCGGCAACCGAGGCTCTGGCACGTAACCCGGGCGCTCGTCCTGGCATCTTCATCTTCCTGATCCTTGGTCTCGCGTTCATCGAGTCCCTGGCTCTCTTCACCTTCGTCATCATCTTCCTGAAGGTCAAGTAA